The Coregonus clupeaformis isolate EN_2021a unplaced genomic scaffold, ASM2061545v1 scaf2154, whole genome shotgun sequence genome segment GGATTATCAGCTTGTAATGTGGTCATTGCTGGAGAGGTGAGGAGCACATCAGGTGCCCAATAACACTATATCTAACAGGTGGCTAATATTTCAAATGTTGGTGGTCGTCGTCTAGCTACGCATTTTGCAACATTTGTCACGGCAGTCCTTGTTTACAATCTTGCTCGAGCCTTGTTTTGTGCGTTCTTTCATGATGGACGCGCCCTTCGCACCATGTTTATATTTGTGAATTATCGTGATATTCTATGATTTGATTAGTTTATTCGCGTTAATACCAACCACTCTTCCTCGAATGTCTATGGAGGGGGACGAGGGAAACCGCGACCAATCGTCACGGGAAGAGTGGACACTCCTGCTTTTGGACCGCTCTCGCTGTCGTAGTGCCCGTGATCATTACATTGTGGTGCAGTGCCCAACGCTCCAAACGGAAAATACACATGAAAGACTTCTTCCGCAAGAGCAAGCACGGTTGGCACTGCACCGATCTGTTCAACAAGCCCACCTACTGCTGTGTATGCCAACAACACATTCTACAAGGGGCGTTCTGCGACTGCTGCGGAGTGTGCGCTGACGAGACATGCCTGCGTCGGGCCGACCGGAGCCTTGTGTGCAAAGAGATTATGGCGCCGTCCCAAACGGATGGGACAATGGAGCACCGCTGGGTCCGGGGAAACGTCCCTCTCTGCAGTGTCTGCGCGGTCTGCAAGGAGCAATGCGGGAACCAACCGAAGCTGTGTGACTTTAGGTAATATTATTTTGCTTCTAGGCTGTCATTTGTGTGTGAGTTTCTATCTGACACATGAATCAGAATGAAGCCCAGGGGGATGCAAAGGCGTTAACTTTTATGTCTATGGTTCTGTCACAAAAGGCAGAGAAAGGGTGCTATTTGTAATTTTTCAATCATGGGGGAAGCTGAAATTGCATTATTTGCAAATTGACAGGAATTAATAATGACCTCTTTCACTTACAATTCTTAACCAGCACTCTATCCATCTTTTGCCTTGACATTACAGTTAGCGCCACATAAATTGTGCTTGATCCACTGATGGGTGTGTGTTTGGCCCTTGGcaggtgtgtgtggtgtcagaCCATGGTGCACGACGACTGCAAGCCCAGCCTGTCAGACGGGGAGCGCTGTGAGCTGGGCGAGTTCCGCAGCCTCATCATCCCCCCTCACTACCTCCACAATGTCAATAAGCTCCGCCGCAGGCACCCCGATGAGTACAGCAAGGTCAGAGGTCACACCCAGGGAGGGGTCAGTGTCTGGGGTTTAGGGTGTCCCAAATGGTGGATCGGGACCGACTGTTTGGTTGCATTACTAGCAACAGCCAGTGCCTCTTGAGTCAGGTTAGAAGACTGGGTTGTGGCTTGAAACAGGTTTTGTTTACTTTAattttaactgtgtgtgtgtgtatgtctagctGGCGTCTGCCTGCGGGAGTGGCTGGACTCCAGTGCTGGTCCTGGCCAACACTCGCAGTGGGAACAACATGGGGGAGGCTCTGCTTGGAGAATTCCGCACCATCCTCAACCCTGTCCAGGTCAGTCAGTCCTCTGTGTAGCGTCCTGTAGGAGCATATTATGGAATTATTAAGATGTCTAGGTCAAATTGAACTAGCCCCCAATTGGCACTCTTTCAAGTTAAAGTGATTGTGGAGGTGGCGCGGTGATGGTGGGATGCATAaacatctcctccctcccctcccatccaCCGTTTCCCTTTTGTTTCCTCCCATATCATCCCTTTTCTGTCTGctatcctctcctttctcctctcctcctttctccttcctcccctcctttctcctctcctctcctcctttctccctcctccctcctttctcctctcctctcctctctcaggtgTTTGACCTGTCGGAGCTGCCTCCCTCCAAGGCCCTGCAGCTGTGCACCCTGCTGCCTCCAGGCAGTGTGAGGGTGCTGGTGTGTGGGGGGGACGGCACCGTGGGCTGGGTGCTGGATGCCATCGACACCATGAAGCTCAAGGtaaaggactgtgtgtgtgtatgtgtgtgtgtttacatgtgtaACATGACAGTGGCGGGCGCAGACGAGAGTCGTGCAGCTCTGTGCCAAAATACTGTCGTAACTGCTATTGTTGGTTGTTATTGAATAAGACGTCTATAGATGGCGTGCGTGTTTTTAACGGAGTTGAGAACGTACCATactcactccacagctagcttgaaatgttgCCGATGGAGCTATCGCATTAGATCTTTTTCGATAGCTCAAACGGGTGGTACGTTGTCAAGAAGGGCGGTCACGTGTGTTTGCGAGCAGAGGATCACTGGTTCAAGCCCGGTatggggacagggacagtggaggaagctaTACTGTTAGCAGCACACTGATGTCGGTttcacatgcgtgtgtgtgcttacgtgcgtgtgtgtgtgtgtattggtctCCAGGGCCACGACCAGTTCATCCCCAGGGTGATGATTCTGCCCACTGGGTACGGGGAACGACCTGTCCAATTCCCTGGGCTGGGGGTCGGGCTACGCCGGGGAGATCCCTGTGGAGCAGGTGCTAAGGAATGTCCTTGAAGCAGAGGTGGTCAAGATGGACAGGTCAGTGGCGAGCCAGAGGGAGTTGTGTAGCCTATTGTGCTAATGCTACAATGCTATGTAGCCCAAGTAATGTAGCCTTCTGTGCTAATGCTACGAAGCGAAAGTCCTGTAGCCTCCTGTGCTAATGCTACGAAGCTCAAGTAACGCCTTCTAATAGTACGAAATCCAAGTCCTGTAGCCTTCTGTGCTAATGCTACAAAGCTCATGTAACGTAGCCTTCTGTGCTAATGCTGCAAAGCTCAATATCCCTAGTTCCATTTGTGTTGTAACATGGTTGTAAATGATCCAGTATGACATTTTTATATTCATTTTCCTAACAGGTGGAAAGTTCAGGTAGCCTCAAAGGGACTCTACTTTCGTAAGCCAAAGGTGAGTTGCATTTCACCCTCTCTAGCTAGCCTCTTTTGATCTTGTCCATTTTGCCCTGCATTTTGATATGATTCTGTAACACATGTTGTATATATTCAGTGTGTGGCCCATACAGGAATTACACCTATAACTCTGGTGTTGCCACTGCCAGAACCATGTTCCAACCATGTGATCTCCATGGGGCTGTCCCAGGAAGCTAGATCAATGAGTATGCCAGCTAACTGTCCGAAATTGCTTGAAATAACTTATTTTGTAAGAAAAAGGACTTAAAATAGACAAGGTATAATTGACTCGACAAACAACAACCAATATACAAATTTAGCGTTCTTAATTAACCAGAAAAACAAGTTGCatggttgtttatcaaagttgGCTGGTTAACTTAATACTCCTGCTTTCTGGAATAGCCTACATGATTGATTATTCACTGTTTATAACCATTGATTTGATCACTAAAGGACCTCATAAGTCGTGTGTGTACTACTTTCATCAGGTCCTGACCATGAATAACTATTTCTCAGTGGGGCCGGATGCTCTGATGGCGCTCAACTTCCACAACCACCGTGAGAAAGACCCCCTCCTTCTTCTCCAGTCGCATCATCAACAAGGTCAGAGTTGGCCAAAGACATATCTGAAAATATTAACAAACATATGCAAATTACTTCACGTGGTTGAATTTACATACAGTATGAGAGGAAATATACAGGATGGTTGCTTGAGTGTAATGGTCTACACATCAATTTGGAAAAAATGCTTTAATGCTACTTTTCTcacttagtcaaatacatttgaaaatGCTTTTACTTACTGAATATTAATTATGTGGTTAGTTGTTCTATAAATGGCTGATTCGGAATAGTCTAGGAGTGGTTGTTTGggtgaaaatgtaaaaaatatttaatttgttCAAACATGTCCTTTGTCCATATTGCTTTCCCCTTTAGAATAGTCAAACTGTTGCCTTTCCTTCTAGGCTGTATATTTCATGTATGGCACCAAAGATTGCTTAGTTCAAGAATGCAAAGACCTGGATAAGAGGATTGAGGTAatgcacgcacgcaaacacacacaaacaacacgcacgcaaacacacacacacgcacacagacacacacagtggccTCAGGGAATGACCTCATGTCTATTGTGCACTCTTTCACCTCTATGCCTCTGGAAGAATGTAATAGAATGTTCCATTGCCTTGGTAAATGTCACAAACTTAAAATGAACTCAAGCATTCTTTGTGCGTTGTGTAATCCTTGGATGCCTCCTTGAACTAGCTGATACTCATATCATTTAATAATATtgtgtgtgaccgtgtgtgtgtgtgtgtgctcgtgtgtgtgtgtgcccgtgtgtgtgcccgtgtgcccgtgtgtgtgctCCCACAGTTGGAGCTGGATGGAGAGAGGGTGGCCCTGCCCAGTCTGGAGGGCATCATCGTGTGTAACATCGGCTACTGGGGCGGAGGCTGTCGTCTGTGGGAGGGCATGGGGGACGAGCCCTACCCCCCTACACGGTGAGCACCACTGGGTCACACAGAAACAATAAAGGCTTCATAAGCCCTACCATCAGACAGACTGTCCATTGAAAAGTTGTTTGTGTATTATCACTGAAAGCTAAAGATCACTTTGTCCTTTTTTGTGAAGCCTTCATAAACTCCATATTAGGCCTTTAGAGATGCTTCAGAAGTCATTCATAAGCAAATGTCATGCTATCTAAAGGGTGATTTGTGAAGCATATATCTAGGCCTTATGAAACCTTTATGAATGCTCTATAAAGCTTTTCTGAGTTGTTATTTCTAAGTGTTTTTCTCCTGTCCTCTATCTCAGGCTGGATGACGGGCTGCTGGAGGTGGTGGGTGTGTTTGGCTCCTTCCACTGTGCTCAGATCCAAGTCAAGATGGCCAACCCGGTGAGGCTGGGCCAGGCCCACACAGTCAGGGTGAGGTTACAACACCATTCCATCACCACCACTTGCTGTTTATCTCCACAGTGTGAGGGGACAGCAGTGGTCTACTGGACACATTTGTGTCTGGTGTATTCTGTGTTTCCTTCCTGGTTCTGTCATTTTTGACCTTAGCTGAATAGATGGAGTACCAGTTTGGAATGGCCATATTTTCTAAGTAATGGAGTAATTTGCTAGTTTTGTCTTAAATGTGGTTAGTTCATGTCAATGTACTTAAAATATGCTTTTACTGTGCTCATCACTGTTCAGCTCTCCTCCACCCACCTCTCACCGCTTTCCTTCTTCACTTTTCTCCACCCATCTCTCTTACCACCTCTCCCTTCCTATCTCTCTGTAGCTGGTGCTGAAGACGTCCCGGATGCCCATGCAGGTGGACGGGGAGCCGTGGGCCCAGGGCCCGtgcaccatcaccatcacccacAAGACCCAGGCCTTCATGCTCTACCACAGCGCCGAGCAGacggacgacgacgacgacgaatCCAGCACCTCCGAGGCTGAGAGCTCCGCCCCCCATGACTCTCCTAAGCCAGCAGGTCCCGCCTCTGCTCGTGCCTGAGCCCCCAAGTTCCACCTCCTCAATGTTTCTTCCATACCCCTCCTTTGTTCGTTATGGTAAATGCTTATGACATATGCCACGCTTGCGCACTCCCCAGATGTTATAAGCCAGAGCTCAGACATATTCCCGCCTCGTGGTGAAGGTGGGAgggaaaggaaggagggagatgTTTCAGTGGAGGATGGGCTGTATATTTGCACTGATCCCTTGTGCCATAGTTATAGCAGTTCTATAGTATTAATAGTTTGGCAGTGTTTCCCAACATGGACCCGTGTGTCCCTGACTCAGGAGGAAGCATTG includes the following:
- the dgke gene encoding LOW QUALITY PROTEIN: diacylglycerol kinase epsilon (The sequence of the model RefSeq protein was modified relative to this genomic sequence to represent the inferred CDS: deleted 3 bases in 3 codons) gives rise to the protein MVNRTRQRENATNFFILVSALLPGYFCTETPVTLPRMSMEGDEGNRDQSSREEWTLLLWTALAVVVPVIITLWCSAQRSKRKIHMKDFFRKSKHGWHCTDLFNKPTYCCVCQQHILQGAFCDCCGVCADETCLRRADRSLVCKEIMAPSQTDGTMEHRWVRGNVPLCSVCAVCKEQCGNQPKLCDFRCVWCQTMVHDDCKPSLSDGERCELGEFRSLIIPPHYLHNVNKLRRRHPDEYSKLASACGSGWTPVLVLANTRSGNNMGEALLGEFRTILNPVQVFDLSELPPSKALQLCTLLPPGSVRVLVCGGDGTVGWVLDAIDTMKLKGHDQFIPRVMILPLGTGNDLSNSLGWGSGYAGEIPVEQVLRNVLEAEVVKMDRWKVQVASKGLYFRKPKVLTMNNYFSVGPDALMALNFHNHREKTPSFFSSRIINKAVYFMYGTKDCLVQECKDLDKRIELELDGERVALPSLEGIIVCNIGYWGGGCRLWEGMGDEPYPPTRLDDGLLEVVGVFGSFHCAQIQVKMANPVRLGQAHTVRLVLKTSRMPMQVDGEPWAQGPCTITITHKTQAFMLYHSAEQTDDDDDESSTSEAESSAPHDSPKPAGPASARA